Within Oncorhynchus keta strain PuntledgeMale-10-30-2019 chromosome 30, Oket_V2, whole genome shotgun sequence, the genomic segment CTTCAGAAGATGGTTGCGTCCGAGGAGGAGAAGGGTGATGTTAGACATCAGAAGTGGGTTTTTGAAAGTCAACCACTTGAAAAGAtaagggaggagaagaaggaaaTGACACGCACTATAAACCTTGAAGAACTTGATAAGGGCGACGTCACAAATCACAAGGAAAGATTTGAAACCTTGGATTTAAGCAGATGTGAGGGGGCACAGAGAATCCAAGTTGAAGGCGTTACCAGTGGGTCTGTGAAATCAAACAAAGTTCTTTTTGAATCCACCCCGATGTATGCCATGCAAGACAGCGAGGGACACTACCACGAGGTGAAAACCGTGCGACGTGAGGAGATAGTAAAAGGAGATGTTCGCAGCTGCAGGTGGATGTTTGAAACACGTCCTATCGATGAGTTTGAGGAAAGTATCAATAAATTCCAGATTATAAAAGGTATATCAAAGGAGGAGATTGAATCGGGCGATGTCAAGACTGCCAAGTGGTTATTTGAAACTCAACCCCTCGATGGTATTAAACATTTTAGCAACACTGAAGAAGATGAAACTAAGACAAAGGAGAGTGTTGAAATTGAGAAGGGTGACGTGAAAACCTGCAGGTGGCTGTTCGAGACTCAACCAATGGATAATCTGTATGAGAAAGCAGATAAGGTGAGGAATGAGACTGAGGTTGAGGAGGTCAACAAAGGGGACGTCAAAACATGCACCTGGCTCTTTGAGACGCAGAACCTCGATAACATCTGTGACCATTCCGAGTCCGAATCAGAGACCGTTCTCAAAACCTGCACTGTCAAACAAGAGGACGTCCAAGGCAAAGATGTGCATCACGCTCGCTTCCTCTTTGAGACAGAGAACCTGGAGAACCTCACAGGGGAGGAGAGTGGTGCCTTCAGGAGAGTGACTAAGATTGATGTCCAGTCTGGAGATGTGTCTAGGATGAAGTTTCTCTTCCAGAATAGGTCTTCAGACATCATGACCTCAACCTCAGCTGAAACGATGCATAAGCTGAAGACCCTTACGGCGGAGGAAATTCAGAAAGGAAATGTAGTGAACAACATGTGGCTTTTTGAAAACCAACCTATAGACACTATCTGTGAGGTTACAGAGGAAGCCAAGGACACTCGCACCGTAACCGATGTGCTGGGAGGAAACGTTGGTCAAGGACGCTTCGTTTTCGAGACTTACTCTCTCGATAAAATCCAAGAGGAGTCCACCGAGACTGAGATGTCAAAACTCCAGAGCATCATCAGGGACGATATAGAGAAAGGGGATGTGAAAAGCTACACCATGATGTTTGAAAATCAGCCACTGTATGCAATCTGTGACAAAGAGGGCCACTACCATGAAGTTACCACTATGACAAAGGAAGAAATCATGAGCGGAGACGTGGTGGGGGCACGGTGGTTATTTGAAACAAAACCTCTGGATTCAATAAGGGACACAGACGACGTCTATGTCATCAAATCTGTCACTGAGGAGGACGTCCAGAAAGGTGATgtcagcacggccaggtggaggTTCGAAACACAACCTCTTGATGAAATCGCTGAGGACATGAAAGTGTTGACTAAAACAGTTGAAGatatccagggtggtgatgtgaAGACAAACAAACACCTTTTTGAGACAGATGAACTGTCCGAGAAGTATGTTAGAACTGTTAGTGTGAGTGAGATCCAAAAAGGGGACGTCAGGACTGCCTCGTGGATGTTTGAAACACACAGCATCGATAAGATCCATGGCGAGGGCTCAGAATATGATGAAATGGAGACTGTGACAAAAGAAGAAGTGATGAAAGGAGATGTCAAACAGTCTGTATGGCTCTTTGAAAAACAGCCGCTTGACAGCATTAAagagtcagatggaacagagacTGTTGTCACCCGGGAGGAGATCCCACAAGCAGATGTAAAGACAACAACATGGCTTTTTGAAACCACTCCTTTAACCAAATTTAATGAGAACAGTGTAGAAAGAACTGAAATAATGGGGAAGAGCATCAAAGAGACCCTTGAAGAGCTGTATTGTCAGAAAATGGTTGACTCACAAGGGATTCTCATTGAGACGGATGAGATAGGAGATGTCAGAATGGCAAAATATAGACTCTTGAACCAAGATGCTCCAGAAATCCAGAAGGAGGAGGTGATCAGAGGGGATCTGAACAACATCATGATGAACCTCCTAAACAGACGAGAAATGACAGAGACAGGGATAGTCATAGACCAGGACGAGAGAGGCAACATCAACACAACAGTAAAACAGCTATTCAACCAAGAAAAGGGATTCAATGTTGAGAAGGAGGAAATCCTCAGAGGCGACATTCAAGAGGCCATCAACAACCTACTGAAGGAGGAGGGCTCCTCAAAACGTGGAATTCTGATTCAAGAAGATGAAAAGGGAGATGTGCGAATGACTATATACTCCCTCCTCAATAAGGAAGACGGGGGTGGCATTGAGAAGGAGGATATCATCAAAGGCAATGTCAGTAGGACCCTTCACAGTCTCTTGTCCAACCCAGGGTCAGAGGAATCTAAAAGGATAAGGGTGGAAGACACGGAGAGGGGTAACGTTAGCTTTTACTCCACCTGTATTGAATCTGGGGCACTGGATTACCTCAAACAACTCCAGTTTGAACCTAATGAGGAACAAGAACAGGCGCAGAAGGAACGTATCATTGGCGGCGACGTTATGGAAACCAAAATGACACTAAGGAAGAATCAACAGCAGATTGAACGCACAGTAGCTGAGGACGATATTGTCCCTGGTGATGTCAACAACACTGTGAAGGTGTTCATGATGGAACCTGCTCTCTTGCTGGACAACCTGCAGAAAGAGGAAATTGTCAAGGGAGATCTGAGGGCAGCCCTGGACTCACTGACCAAAACTATTAGCAAGAGAGTCGTGATAGAGAAAGAAGAAGTGGTGAAAGGGGACCTGCACACCACTCTGAGGTCTTTGGAGGAGGCTCAAAACCAAGCCAAGGAAATGGAAAAGCCAGAAATTGTCCGAGGTGATATCCGAGGAGCCCTCCAATCATTAGAGAAATCGTCGACCACCAAGACTGAGGTAATTGTTGAGGATTTAGTGCCCGGCGATATCAAAGGCACCTTGAAATCACTAGAAGAGGCTAAGCAGGCAGTGAAAGAGATGGAAAAGGAGGAGATTGTAAAGGGAGACATTCATACTGCGCTGAAGGGTTTGCATGAGGCCTCGAGTGAGAAAAAGCTTTACCAGCACCAAGTGAGTGAACAGGGGGACGTGAGAGGCACAATACAGCTGTTACTAGAACCATCCACATCCCCCCGAATGCAACGCAGGGGAAGCACTGAGGGAGATGTGAAGACCTCCATAAAATGCCTCTACGAAGGGCAGGGGCAGGACCAGGATGAGGAGCAATCgcagatggagaaggaggaggtgatAAAGGGAGATGTTAAAGGAGCCATAAAAAATCTGATGCAGAGAAAAGAATATTCAAATCGGAAAGTACGAAAGTATCCTCCCAGGAAAGCTCCTAGAGCTCATGTGAAAAATCCATTACCCACACAGCAAGTGATGGACCATGAATACTCAGATGTGGCTAAGAATGAGAACGTCACAGTCAATCTAGCCCCTGCTGTGAAAAACCTGTCTCAGAGTCAGAGCAGTAAATTACAGGACGCCACACAAAAGCACACTGGGACGTACACCGAGAACAAGTCAGTGAAGAGCAGCAAGACCCTCACCCAAGAGGAACACTCTATGACAACACAGGTCCAAACAGTACATATTTTGGAGGACTCACAGCAGGAACATGTAAAAGAACAGACTGAAGTTAAAGAACAGACACAGAGTGTAAAACAGAAAATGCAACCCCCTCCTAAGCACATGATCATAAAGAAGAAAAACCTGACCAATCAGATGACCGATAATACATCAATTAATCAGATGACAGAGATTAAAGCAGCCAATCAGAGGACTGTGAATAAAGCAGCCAAACAGATGACTGAGAATAAAGCAGGCAATCAGATGATTGTGAATAAATCAGCCaatcacatgactgagaataaaGCAGCCAATCAGATGATTGtaaataaatcagccaatcaCATGAGTGAGAATAAAGCATCCAATCAGATGAGTGTGAATAAATCAGCCAATCATATAACTGAGAATAAAGCAGGCAATCAGATGATTGTGAATAAATCAGCCAATCATATGACTGAGAATAAAGCAGCCAATCATATGACTGAGAATAAAGCCGTCTCAGACATAAATGTGACgaaagaaacacagagagaaacacaagtCTCAGACATGAACGTGACCACACAGGTCAAAACAGTCAATATGTCTGAGTCCTCACAGCAGACACATGTTAAAAAACAGGCTGTGAAACAGAGAATACCACCACCCCCTAAACCCATCTTCATAAAGAAGAAAAACATGACCAATCAGATGACTGACAATACATCAACGAATCAGATAACTGAGAATGAAGCAGCCTCAGACAtacatgtgatgaaagaaacacaAAGCACATCTCAAACTAATATGGTTTCAAAGCAAACACAGGAAACAAAAACAATGAAAGGGTTGCAAACAACCGTAACAGAGCATAAGACTGTTACACAAAAACACAACGTCAAAAATCTCAATACAAATTTCCGGAACCTGGACGTGAAGGGAAAAGGTATGATAAAGAAAGGGACGCCTGAGATtcatttccctcctcctcccacgtCCCCGCCTCCACCATCTGAGTCTGAGATGTCTCTTCCTCCCCCGCCCTCACCAGTGGCAGGCTGCCCAATGTCCCTGTCATGCCATAGCCCAATGTTTCCAACATCCCGTCCCCTGATTATGAGACAGGACAGTGACCTTccgcctccacctcctccacccccaGCAGAATGCGGGGAGCCTGACTTTTTCTcttctcccccacccccaccctccgAGGCAGGGCAAGACTTTCTTCCTCCACCGCCCTCACAGCAAGAGCTGAACTCAATGCCACACCAAGTGCCTACACCACCACCTGGAAAGCCATTTAAAGCTAGGCCTTTATTCAAAATCCCAAAATCTGAGCCACCCAAGAAACCAATACTGGTCAAACCAAAATGGCAGAAAAAGCAAGCAGTACCACCAccgcctcctccacctcctcagccAATGACAGTTCAGACAGAACATAAAGAGGAAGCAGTAGTCAAGGAAGTCAAGAGTGAAATCGGTTGTAAACAGGTCGAAACTACAAATACTACCAACACACAGGTTCAATCTGATTTTACAGTGTCCATGAATAAAATCACTTCACCAATCCCAGTGGCAAAACCACCACAGGAAGAGTTGCCACGACCACCTAAAAAGGTATTCATCCCTCCAATCAAAATACCCCCACCTGCAGAGCCTGCCCCAGTTGCAAAACCTAAACCGTATGCCAGTAAATTCAAAACCCCACTGATGCTTGCAGAGGAAAGGTATCGTgtgcagagagaggaggctgagagaaACAAGTCACAAGACACAACTCCCGCCACTTCACGAGTCAcatctcccacctctcctccaacTAGTATGATGCAAATGATGGGCTCAACCAATGTTGCAAGTGAACAACACTCAGTTGCACACAAAACAGAGCAGTCAAAAGTGACCTCAGAGGTAACACAGGCTGAGGAAACTCAGTTTAAAAGCAAAGTATGCATTTCATCACAAGAGCCGCCCATGAAGAAAGCTCCATCACATATCCCCCTGAGCAAACCTTTGATCTCAGTGGGGGAAAAGAAATCAACCTCTGGATCTGGAAATATTTCCTCAGATAATAAACATATTACCACTGGTCAGTCCTCTATGGTCTCTTCTGGGAAAGAACTCGCCTCATCTGTTGCCTCCAGAAAACATCAGGTTGTTTCCACTGGCGAGCATCAGTCTGTTTCCTCTGGCGAGCATCAGTCTGTTTCCTCTGGCGAGCATCAGCCTGTTTCAGTCCCTGCTGCTCACCCTCACCATGAGTCCCACATTAAAGTCCATTCTGGTGCTAATGTGATTTCATCCTCAGTAGCTGAGCAGCAGAGTGGTATGAATGCTAGCTCACGGTCTATCATCTCCACTCAGAGCATTGTCCAGGAAAATGTACACCTTCAATCCCAATCCGCCGTCATATACAAAGCAGGGGAGGAAAATAATACTGACGCCTCTCTCACACAGAAAGTTACAAAAAATCCATCTCAGCCCACCAAAATCAAAATTCCAAAAGTGACACCAAATTTCAAGGTGAGAACTGTGAAGTTGCCGACAGAGAAGGAGGATGAGAAAAGCGAGATGGTGGAAAAAGATCAACAAGCAGTGAAAAACAAATTACATGTACATCAAATGGGTATGGAGACTATTTCTAAGAGTGAGACCAGAGTAGTTCAGGAGAGCACGCAGACGGCCACCAGTAGCTCAGCAAAAAATGAAGTAAAGGTGGCGACGAATGTGATACAGGAGAAAGCTGAGGAAGTTGAAAAAACTGCAGCTGCCAAGGAAACAAAGCTGGAGATCCAAAGGACGACAAAGGCAAAGCAGAAAGGCATTAAAGTCCCTTTTCCCAAAGAGCCAAAGCTAGTTCCCATGCCAGTAGCTCAAGCTCCAGAGCACTGCCACATATCTGTCTCCCATAGTCAACAGAGCATGCAGGAACAGCACATTCAGAAGCAGGAGCAAGTGATTGTTAATGAGAGAGTCGTTCAACAGAGCTTCCAGAAACAGAAACAGCAGGTTCGCACACAGAAGCAGCAGGTCGAGTCTTTCCAACAACAAGGAGAAGTAAGCAAAATGCAGCAGCATCAGGAGAGGTCGAAGGCAGAGTCAACGGATGTCTCCGTGAACATTGCAGGGAAGGCAGCAGCACAGACAGAAGCAGCTCAATCAATGGCGGAAAGCTCAGCTCAATCAGTGGAGAGCACAGATTCAGAGAAATGTGTAATGGTACAGAAGCTGCTATTTAACATTAAGCAGCTTCATCCAGGGAAAATGGATTCAAACTCAGTGAGGACAGTACTTAGTGAGGTCCCTGTCTGGTTGATGAGGGCGGAGGAAAAGCATGATTTAAAACAGGTTGCTGTTCAGCAGAATAAGAAGAAGCTCACAGAGATCATTTTCCACGTGAGAAACTTAGCACAAGCAAAACTTGTAAACTTAGAAGGACAAATGGCAGCCATGGCAAAACAGGATAGAGAACCGGCACCTGCATCATCACCTGCACCACCACCTGCACCAGCATCTGAAAATAAAGGATTTGGAGGAGCAACAGCCAAGATATCTAAAACAAGCATTGGCTCATCAAGAGTCGGAACCCATAAGAAAGTGGTTGAGGAGAAGAAGATCTCTCGTGAGAGCAAAAAGCCGGAGCTGACTGAAGTAAAAGGTCCTGATCCCAGAGTTCCCTCTCCTATGCTTGCAACGCGAACACCTTCACCTACCTTCATCAGCATTGAATCAGTGAGGAGAACAGACTCACCCCTCATGGTgaccccctcacctcctccatcatACAGGTCTGGTgccaccccaaccccaaccccaccacctccccctccccacacCCCTACCTCTCGGTTCTGTAGGGCCACACCCTCTCCCACCTTGAGCTGCTCAGAGAAGTTAGCCAAGTTGAAGGACACCACTGCGAAGCTCTATAGGGGCATGACCCCTCCCCCACCCATGCCTGAGTTTCTGACCACAGAGCATGCCTCTGACAGAGAGGATTCCCCAGCGCTGATTGAACCTGAGATCCACATGCAGACACAGGAGATGGAGACTGGGACGACGACTCCGGATGTGGCTGATATGGATGACTCCATGATGACTGTCAGAGACAAGAAGTTCTTCTTTGAGGAAGCTCAGAAGGCAGAGGTGAGCAGGACATACATGCGGAAGGACCCCATTGAAATCCCGGAGCGCCTGGGTCCAGAGGATCTCGAGGAAGTTCCTGAGGGTGTGAATATAGACATAATGAAAGAGGATCTCCCTAGGCTTGACCTGTCAAAGCTGGTCAATCAATTTGAATCACCACAACAGAAGCTGTTCATCAGAAAAGATCCCATGATCATCACAGATAGACTGGGAAGTGACACTGAAGATCCAGAGGCAGACCCCAAAACAGCAAAAACTGATGAAACACCTGCCTTCAACATCAAGGCCATCAAGAATGCTTTTGACTTGGGTGATCAAAATGCTCTCAaagaagtgagagagaaacaagaggagagagagaggcgagaatCAGAGTCTGCCGAACCGACGGGGCATTCCGAAACAAAGTCCGTCACTGAGGAGTTCTCTGGCATGGATGAATTTGGCAACATAACAAGCGGGGTGAGGAGCGAGACCAGCATGCACTCTGAGAGCCACATGTCccgacccctccctccctcctatgcCGACGTGGTGAAAGGGACGGTTGAAGAGATGGCAGTTCCTGTGAAGGCCGCCACAGAGGACGTACTGAAGAGCTTCAACCAGTCCTGGGCCGAAACAGAGAGTATGTTCCAGAATCTGGGATTCAGTGtctcagaacagaggacatcacaGATTGTAACACACCAGCAGGAGACTGTCGTGACGGGTAAACCAACGCGTGGAGCATGAGGGGAGACTAATAGAGAGTGATGGTGTGTTTAACATATTTTTGTGTGAAAGTAAAAAATATTAACAGTGCCTTCAAATTCAGCATTAACgttttgcatctgcactgttttTAATTATGCATTTCCCCTTTGTTGTTCTTCTTCTTTATTCTTATCTGACAGACACTAACACTTCTAAAGCATAATGAATCTAATGGGTACTGGCAGTCTGTTTAGAATGCATTATTAAAACACAGCAAGAGCGTGCCTCATGATATGCTTGTCTACAGGGGGGTGCTTTTGTTGATGCCTAAGATACTGTATAGAGCTATTTTTGCAAAAAGGAGCGATGGAAAGTTATGGATTAATGTTTTCATGCTTGTGTGAGGATGTGGTTGCATATTtctaattataaactgggtggttcgagccctgaatgctgattggttaatacctatggtatatcagacagtataccatgggtatgacaaaacatttattttaactgctctaattacgttggtaacgagtttataatagcaataaggcacctcagggtttgtaatatatggccaatataccacgggtaagggctgtgtccaggcactccacgttgtgtcatgcgtaagaacagcccttagccgtggtatattggccatataccacacctccgcaggccttattgcttaagtatacactactgttcaaaagtttggggtcaataagaaatgtccttgttttttaaagaaaagccaATTTTTTGTCCATTCAAATAACATCCTTTTTTaaattgaactaggcaagtcagttaataacaaattcttattttcaaagacggcctaagaacagtaggttaactgggcagaacaacagatttttaccttgtcagctcgggattcgagtccaacactctaaccactaggctacctgccgcccccaaattgatcagaaatacaggacagacattgttaatgttgtaaatgactattgtagctggaaacggcagattgttttatggaatatctacataggcacattgtgttagctaatccaagtttataattttaaagggctaattgatcattagaaacctcTTTTGCActcatgttagcacagctgaaaactgttggtctgattaaagaagcaaaacAACTGGCcgtctttagactagttgagtattttGAGCATCAGTGTTTGtgagtctattcttgttctgagaaattaaggctattccatgcgagaaattgccaagaaactgaagatctcatacaacgctgtgtactactcccttcagagaacagcgcaaactgtcactaaccagaatagaaagacgagtgggaggccccggtgcacaactgagcaagaggacaagtacattagagtgtctagtttgagaaacagatgcctcacaagtcctgaACTGGCAGCTTCATACAATAGTacctaagctacaggactgtagctaaactacaggactgttttgctaagctacaggactgttttgctagcacagactggattatgttccgggattcctctgatggcattgaggagtacaccacatcagtcattggcttcatcaattagttcatcaatgacgtcgtccccacagtgaccgtacgtacataccccaaacagaagccatggattacaggcagcatccacactgagctaaaggctaggcCTGCTGCTTTCAagaagcgggactctaacccggaagcttataagtaATCCAGCTATgtcctctgacgaaccatcaaacaggcaaagcgttaatacaggactaagattgagtcgtactacaccggctctgacactcgttagatgtggcatggcttgcaaaccattacagactacaaagggaagcacagccgagagcttgccagtgacacaagcctaccagacgagctaaactacttctatgctcgcttcgaggcaaataacactgacacatgcatgagagcaccagctgtacctgaagactgtgtaatcacgctctccgcagccgatttgagtaagacctttaaaaaggTCAACATTCAAAAGGCCGCacggccagacggattaccaggacgtgtattcgagcatgcgctgaccaactggcaagtgtcaacctctccctgtccgtgtctgtgtctgtaatacatgtttcaagcagaccacaatagtgcctgtgcccaagaacactaaggtaacctcctgccaaaatgactaccgacccatagcactcacgtctgtagccatgaagttctttgaaaggttggtcatggctcacatcaacactatcatcccagaaaccctagacccactccaatttgcataccgcccccaaatatccacagatgatgcaatctctattgcaatgTGAGAACGCCTATGTGAGAACGCTatacattgactacagctcagcgttccaccccattgtgccctcaaagctcatcaataagctaaggacccgggGACTcaacacctccttctgcaactggatcctggacttcctgacggaccgcccccaggtggcaagggtaggtaacaacacatccaccacactgatcctcaacacaggggcctctCAAGGGTGCATGGTCAGTCCACtgctgtacttcctgttcactcataactgcacagccaggcacgaatctaaaaccatcattaaatttgctgatgacacaacagtggttggcctgatcaccaacaacgacaagacagcctatagggaggaggtcagagacctggccgtgttgtgccaggaccacaaactgtccctcaacgtgatcaaggagatgattgtggactacag encodes:
- the LOC118363817 gene encoding xin actin-binding repeat-containing protein 2-like isoform X3, yielding MAMYQAAVSKKEASSSSATVMEESEACSLPGGLASVKKQFESQEYASSSQSQTSVTQVHVEKRSVQEVSSSQEVTVRSSVREVIPTTQQVAYFHDQEVTHDQRGQQSNVASSYENHYDETVKVIGGEDLPKVSTQALKQQYEKTIEQATPGKQIKIDLDYNQFQWAPVNQSSSAAAIYESLSTVKQSSRASAATSYETSSTMRTGVVSSSTAASASSNTRTGAVSSSTPALASFNMRTGVVSSSTAASASSNIRTGAVSSSTAASASSMDYETMEHFPPPPTELLPQEVPECCDSLPPQEQAGQQRYIFNKEQYSKQRNLNELKRLYKHMHPEVRRTMEKDYFTDVTEIEQSQLDSEDEMTGEVQQACYVFENSGGDECMSPEGDYLEWDEILKGEVQSMRWMFENKPLDTIKDDTPDEDDEVNNIAEQEIIAGSDVKYTAWMFETQPMDALRADTPDSTVQTGKLTELARGDVRTATYLFETQPLDCLNKFYQEDEQALEVVFTKDITGGDVKTARYLFETQHLDSLSHTETIEESHFLNLKSELEEIKGEVKTTTRMFETQPMCVIRGDSGNILEITAIRREEMEKGDVKTSRWLFETQPLDMINKDPAKVKLICGVSMEDNSQGGVNRGRWLFETKTLDSIKDEEWQSIRQKEEIIGADVRKHCLVFETQQMDTLKDNANARPLPSEEIVGGDVRSAKHLFETVPIENLKDLAEVGKLQKMVASEEEKGDVRHQKWVFESQPLEKIREEKKEMTRTINLEELDKGDVTNHKERFETLDLSRCEGAQRIQVEGVTSGSVKSNKVLFESTPMYAMQDSEGHYHEVKTVRREEIVKGDVRSCRWMFETRPIDEFEESINKFQIIKGISKEEIESGDVKTAKWLFETQPLDGIKHFSNTEEDETKTKESVEIEKGDVKTCRWLFETQPMDNLYEKADKVRNETEVEEVNKGDVKTCTWLFETQNLDNICDHSESESETVLKTCTVKQEDVQGKDVHHARFLFETENLENLTGEESGAFRRVTKIDVQSGDVSRMKFLFQNRSSDIMTSTSAETMHKLKTLTAEEIQKGNVVNNMWLFENQPIDTICEVTEEAKDTRTVTDVLGGNVGQGRFVFETYSLDKIQEESTETEMSKLQSIIRDDIEKGDVKSYTMMFENQPLYAICDKEGHYHEVTTMTKEEIMSGDVVGARWLFETKPLDSIRDTDDVYVIKSVTEEDVQKGDVSTARWRFETQPLDEIAEDMKVLTKTVEDIQGGDVKTNKHLFETDELSEKYVRTVSVSEIQKGDVRTASWMFETHSIDKIHGEGSEYDEMETVTKEEVMKGDVKQSVWLFEKQPLDSIKESDGTETVVTREEIPQADVKTTTWLFETTPLTKFNENSVERTEIMGKSIKETLEELYCQKMVDSQGILIETDEIGDVRMAKYRLLNQDAPEIQKEEVIRGDLNNIMMNLLNRREMTETGIVIDQDERGNINTTVKQLFNQEKGFNVEKEEILRGDIQEAINNLLKEEGSSKRGILIQEDEKGDVRMTIYSLLNKEDGGGIEKEDIIKGNVSRTLHSLLSNPGSEESKRIRVEDTERGNVSFYSTCIESGALDYLKQLQFEPNEEQEQAQKERIIGGDVMETKMTLRKNQQQIERTVAEDDIVPGDVNNTVKVFMMEPALLLDNLQKEEIVKGDLRAALDSLTKTISKRVVIEKEEVVKGDLHTTLRSLEEAQNQAKEMEKPEIVRGDIRGALQSLEKSSTTKTEVIVEDLVPGDIKGTLKSLEEAKQAVKEMEKEEIVKGDIHTALKGLHEASSEKKLYQHQVSEQGDVRGTIQLLLEPSTSPRMQRRGSTEGDVKTSIKCLYEGQGQDQDEEQSQMEKEEVIKGDVKGAIKNLMQRKEYSNRKVRKYPPRKAPRAHVKNPLPTQQVMDHEYSDVAKNENVTVNLAPAVKNLSQSQSSKLQDATQKHTGTYTENKSVKSSKTLTQEEHSMTTQVQTVHILEDSQQEHVKEQTEVKEQTQSVKQKMQPPPKHMIIKKKNLTNQMTDNTSINQMTEIKAANQRTVNKAAKQMTENKAGNQMIVNKSANHMTENKAANQMIVNKSANHMSENKASNQMSVNKSANHITENKAGNQMIVNKSANHMTENKAANHMTENKAVSDINVTKETQRETQVSDMNVTTQVKTVNMSESSQQTHVKKQAVKQRIPPPPKPIFIKKKNMTNQMTDNTSTNQITENEAASDIHVMKETQSTSQTNMVSKQTQETKTMKGLQTTVTEHKTVTQKHNVKNLNTNFRNLDVKGKGMIKKGTPEIHFPPPPTSPPPPSESEMSLPPPPSPVAGCPMSLSCHSPMFPTSRPLIMRQDSDLPPPPPPPPAECGEPDFFSSPPPPPSEAGQDFLPPPPSQQELNSMPHQVPTPPPGKPFKARPLFKIPKSEPPKKPILVKPKWQKKQAVPPPPPPPPQPMTVQTEHKEEAVVKEVKSEIGCKQVETTNTTNTQVQSDFTVSMNKITSPIPVAKPPQEELPRPPKKVFIPPIKIPPPAEPAPVAKPKPYASKFKTPLMLAEERYRVQREEAERNKSQDTTPATSRVTSPTSPPTSMMQMMGSTNVASEQHSVAHKTEQSKVTSEVTQAEETQFKSKVCISSQEPPMKKAPSHIPLSKPLISVGEKKSTSGSGNISSDNKHITTGQSSMVSSGKELASSVASRKHQVVSTGEHQSVSSGEHQSVSSGEHQPVSVPAAHPHHESHIKVHSGANVISSSVAEQQSGMNASSRSIISTQSIVQENVHLQSQSAVIYKAGEENNTDASLTQKVTKNPSQPTKIKIPKVTPNFKVRTVKLPTEKEDEKSEMVEKDQQAVKNKLHVHQMGMETISKSETRVVQESTQTATSSSAKNEVKVATNVIQEKAEEVEKTAAAKETKLEIQRTTKAKQKGIKVPFPKEPKLVPMPVAQAPEHCHISVSHSQQSMQEQHIQKQEQVIVNERVVQQSFQKQKQQVRTQKQQVESFQQQGEVSKMQQHQERSKAESTDVSVNIAGKAAAQTEAAQSMAESSAQSVESTDSEKCVMVQKLLFNIKQLHPGKMDSNSVRTVLSEVPVWLMRAEEKHDLKQVAVQQNKKKLTEIIFHVRNLAQAKLVNLEGQMAAMAKQDREPAPASSPAPPPAPASENKGFGGATAKISKTSIGSSRVGTHKKVVEEKKISRESKKPELTEVKGPDPRVPSPMLATRTPSPTFISIESVRRTDSPLMVTPSPPPSYRSGATPTPTPPPPPPHTPTSRFCRATPSPTLSCSEKLAKLKDTTAKLYRGMTPPPPMPEFLTTEHASDREDSPALIEPEIHMQTQEMETGTTTPDVADMDDSMMTVRDKKFFFEEAQKAEVSRTYMRKDPIEIPERLGPEDLEEVPEGVNIDIMKEDLPRLDLSKLVNQFESPQQKLFIRKDPMIITDRLGSDTEDPEADPKTAKTDETPAFNIKAIKNAFDLGDQNALKEVREKQEERERRESESAEPTGHSETKSVTEEFSGMDEFGNITSGVRSETSMHSESHMSRPLPPSYADVVKGTVEEMAVPVKAATEDVLKSFNQSWAETESMFQNLGFSVSEQRTSQIVTHQQETVVTENSSSRVRTVHGVSEEGVFDGVSDRRQTQFP